In Candidatus Defluviilinea proxima, a single genomic region encodes these proteins:
- the glnA gene encoding type I glutamate--ammonia ligase — MAKTVADVIKMGKEVKMVDIRFVDLPGTWQHFTIPVRRLDEDLFKEGVPFDGSSIRGFQEIHESDMLLIPDPASAFIDPVAEIPTLVLTCDVHDPITLEPYGRDPRYIARKAEAYVKQTGIADTVFFGPEAEFFIFDSVSYSSSTNESFYHVDSDEGWWNSGVADGKGGQISPKRGYFPVPPTDTLTTVRGEILMALEEAGIPMEVHHHEVATAGQSELGIRFATLTRMADQLLTYKYIVKNVARKNGKTATFMPKPLFGDNGSGMHCHSSLWKGDTNVFYDAAGYAGLSQNAKYYIGGLLKHAPALLALTSPTTNSFRRLVPGFEAPVNLAYSQRNRSAICRIPVTKSTKAKRVEFRAPDASSNPYLCFSAILMAGLDGILNRIDPGDPTDKDLYELPAEEAKLIKQVPSSLSAVLDALEADHDFLLQGDVFTKDLLEAYISYKRQVEVDPVRLRPTPYEFTLYYDC; from the coding sequence ATGGCAAAGACAGTTGCTGATGTCATCAAAATGGGTAAGGAAGTCAAGATGGTGGATATCCGCTTCGTTGACCTTCCCGGTACCTGGCAGCATTTCACAATTCCTGTACGCCGCCTCGATGAAGATCTCTTCAAGGAAGGTGTTCCGTTCGATGGTTCATCCATCCGCGGTTTCCAGGAGATTCATGAATCGGATATGCTCCTGATTCCCGATCCCGCATCCGCCTTCATTGATCCTGTTGCTGAGATCCCGACCCTCGTCCTCACCTGTGACGTGCATGACCCCATCACCCTCGAACCTTACGGCCGTGACCCACGCTACATCGCCCGCAAAGCCGAAGCCTATGTCAAGCAGACCGGTATTGCTGATACGGTCTTCTTCGGACCTGAAGCTGAGTTCTTCATCTTCGACAGTGTTAGCTACAGCAGCAGCACGAACGAATCCTTCTATCATGTAGACAGCGATGAAGGTTGGTGGAACAGTGGCGTTGCCGATGGCAAAGGCGGACAGATTTCCCCCAAGCGCGGTTACTTCCCCGTTCCCCCCACCGATACTCTCACAACCGTTCGTGGTGAAATCCTCATGGCTCTCGAAGAAGCCGGCATCCCGATGGAAGTTCATCACCACGAAGTTGCCACCGCTGGTCAATCTGAATTGGGCATCCGCTTCGCCACCCTGACCCGCATGGCCGATCAGCTCCTCACTTACAAATACATCGTCAAGAACGTTGCCCGCAAGAACGGCAAGACCGCAACCTTCATGCCCAAGCCCCTCTTCGGTGATAACGGCTCTGGTATGCACTGTCACTCCTCCCTGTGGAAGGGCGACACCAACGTCTTCTATGATGCCGCTGGTTACGCTGGTCTCTCACAGAACGCCAAATACTACATCGGTGGTTTGCTCAAGCACGCTCCTGCACTTCTCGCCTTGACCTCCCCCACCACCAACTCCTTCCGCCGCCTCGTTCCGGGCTTCGAAGCACCCGTCAACCTCGCTTACTCACAGCGCAACCGCTCGGCCATCTGCCGCATCCCGGTCACCAAGAGCACCAAGGCCAAACGCGTTGAATTCCGCGCACCCGATGCTTCCAGCAACCCGTACCTGTGCTTCTCCGCCATTCTCATGGCTGGTCTCGATGGTATCTTGAACCGCATTGACCCCGGCGATCCCACCGACAAGGACTTGTACGAACTCCCCGCAGAGGAAGCAAAGCTCATCAAGCAGGTGCCGTCCTCCCTCAGCGCTGTGCTCGATGCCCTCGAAGCCGATCACGACTTCCTGCTCCAGGGTGACGTCTTCACCAAGGACCTGCTCGAAGCGTACATCAGCTACAAGCGCCAGGTCGAAGTTGACCCCGTCCGCTTGCGCCCGACACCCTACGAATTCACCTTGTACTACGACTGCTAA
- a CDS encoding TetR/AcrR family transcriptional regulator: MTQPENNLRVRRTQKLLRDALIELIEEQSFDALTVGEITKRAMVSRAAFYRNYQDKYDLVEQIFAEAMQALFNAVLEIETAHSPQIWVKFFEHIAEYERLYRALLGRKGSPWFVLKMRAALVDLVKEFGRLSPQWSPDAAPPIYPTSDEFVPDLVATMFVEAITWWLEQGRPYPPEEIAKRCILLAGAIFKETSTWQ, encoded by the coding sequence ATGACCCAGCCAGAGAACAATTTACGCGTTCGGCGAACGCAGAAACTGTTGCGGGATGCATTAATTGAGTTAATTGAGGAGCAAAGTTTTGATGCACTCACCGTGGGCGAGATAACCAAACGTGCGATGGTTAGTCGGGCGGCGTTCTATCGCAACTATCAGGATAAATATGATCTGGTGGAGCAAATCTTCGCAGAGGCCATGCAGGCTTTATTCAATGCTGTCTTAGAAATAGAAACAGCACATTCACCGCAGATCTGGGTGAAGTTCTTCGAGCACATTGCAGAATACGAAAGACTCTATCGTGCTTTACTTGGACGGAAAGGTAGCCCGTGGTTTGTGCTGAAAATGCGCGCAGCTCTAGTGGACCTGGTCAAAGAATTTGGGCGCTTATCCCCCCAATGGAGCCCCGATGCCGCTCCACCCATTTACCCAACATCAGATGAGTTTGTTCCAGATCTTGTAGCAACCATGTTTGTGGAAGCAATCACTTGGTGGCTTGAACAGGGAAGGCCATATCCACCTGAAGAGATCGCCAAACGTTGTATTCTATTGGCTGGTGCTATCTTCAAAGAAACAAGTACATGGCAATAA
- a CDS encoding CPBP family intramembrane metalloprotease, which yields MNDPERKKTIWYVVIFSLLIVAVTFIAPLLGGSLSKPGPGVILWGMAPMLVALLMRTVTHDWSDAGFNPAIRKNVRWYIFIILASSVMVVLLLLVGTMTSYSSVSGFSMAPYLKMVLPGMAVFFITATFEEVGWRGYMVPKLASIGINTYLAYAIGAVVWATWHLPYLRELAWVSSVQEDVLSSIPRLYLMFFAYSILYNEIRLITGSVWSAVLFHSFVNAIQHPLAAEYLKIVPGQEYLISFSGLFMIAFVGILGIALNRWRMRNAGLPKSFTLKSSVAK from the coding sequence ATGAATGATCCTGAGCGCAAGAAAACAATTTGGTACGTTGTGATATTTTCTCTTCTCATAGTGGCAGTGACCTTTATCGCTCCACTGTTGGGAGGTAGCCTAAGCAAACCTGGACCTGGAGTCATACTCTGGGGAATGGCTCCCATGCTCGTAGCGCTTCTGATGCGGACAGTAACTCACGATTGGTCTGATGCGGGTTTCAATCCTGCGATTCGAAAAAATGTCAGGTGGTATATCTTCATTATTTTAGCCAGCTCTGTCATGGTGGTGTTGCTGTTGCTTGTGGGGACAATGACTTCATACTCATCAGTCTCTGGTTTCTCCATGGCACCATATCTAAAAATGGTATTACCGGGTATGGCTGTGTTCTTCATAACTGCAACCTTTGAAGAAGTTGGTTGGCGGGGATACATGGTTCCCAAATTGGCTTCCATTGGAATAAACACATACCTTGCATATGCGATTGGTGCGGTTGTATGGGCGACATGGCATCTACCCTATCTTCGCGAACTTGCGTGGGTTTCTTCCGTGCAGGAAGATGTTCTATCCTCTATTCCCAGACTCTATTTGATGTTTTTTGCCTACTCGATTCTTTATAACGAGATAAGGCTCATTACAGGCAGCGTGTGGTCAGCCGTACTATTTCACAGCTTTGTCAATGCGATTCAGCATCCGTTGGCTGCCGAATATCTCAAAATCGTACCCGGCCAAGAGTATCTTATCTCATTCAGTGGACTCTTCATGATTGCTTTCGTTGGCATCCTGGGAATAGCCTTGAACCGGTGGCGAATGAGAAATGCCGGCCTTCCAAAATCATTCACCCTCAAATCGAGTGTCGCAAAATAA
- a CDS encoding ABC transporter ATP-binding protein has protein sequence MKTLEKPETVRPIEENSAAESLITLQNVIKTYTTPAGSFKALRGINLQIKKGEFMAVVGKSGSGKSTLLNMLTGIDRPTSGDVIAGQTAIHQLNEGETARWRGLNVGIVFQFFQLLPTLTIVENIMLAMDFCKTIPVRERKPRALSLLDQIGIVEQAYKLPAMLSGGQQQRVALARALANDPPILVADEPTGNLDTETARDVFQLLQAQAAVGKTVIVVTHDLDLAAQVNRTVSIVDGCVVKES, from the coding sequence ATGAAAACGTTAGAAAAGCCAGAAACAGTCCGTCCCATTGAGGAAAACAGCGCGGCAGAGTCGCTAATCACTCTCCAGAATGTGATCAAGACCTACACCACGCCTGCCGGTTCCTTCAAGGCGCTTAGAGGCATTAATCTACAAATCAAAAAGGGTGAGTTTATGGCTGTTGTCGGTAAGTCGGGTAGCGGTAAATCCACCCTGCTTAACATGCTCACGGGGATTGACCGGCCTACATCCGGAGATGTGATTGCCGGGCAAACGGCCATCCACCAATTGAATGAAGGGGAAACTGCCCGTTGGCGCGGACTCAATGTTGGAATTGTCTTTCAGTTCTTTCAGCTTCTACCCACATTGACTATTGTGGAAAATATCATGCTGGCAATGGACTTTTGTAAAACCATCCCGGTGCGTGAACGCAAGCCGCGGGCGCTGAGTTTGCTCGACCAGATCGGAATTGTCGAGCAGGCGTACAAACTCCCAGCCATGCTTTCTGGCGGACAACAACAACGTGTTGCTCTGGCGCGCGCCCTGGCAAATGATCCGCCTATCCTTGTGGCGGATGAGCCTACCGGGAATCTGGATACCGAGACCGCCCGTGATGTTTTTCAATTGTTGCAGGCTCAAGCGGCTGTCGGGAAAACGGTTATCGTCGTCACCCATGATCTGGATTTGGCGGCGCAAGTCAACCGGACGGTTTCCATCGTAGATGGCTGTGTTGTCAAAGAGAGTTGA
- a CDS encoding FtsX-like permease family protein: MIINASWRKAFRDVWENKARTLLVILALVVGIVSVGTAAVAYSILPREMDKNYLYTDPASATLWVEPIDDELIKTVAAMPQIAGTEASSYIVGRFQIAPGEWRELWLYVIPDFNKIQLDKFTPEQGAWPPATGEILLERTAVKVAQAKMGGDVIVKIPNQKERTLSFTGTVHTPGLPPAWVESRVYGYITPETLALFGGASTLGQLKILVAENQFDKAAITQTAYELKGWLEENGRTVSRIDIPEPGKHVHADLMSAFITMIGAMGLLALIMSGVLVTVMISAMLGQQIRQIGIMKAIGGNAGQIAGIYLVMVLALGLVALAIGLPISLALGRALSNYEAVQMLNFEIFDNRVDLWVYALIVIVGLLVPLLAAANPIIKGSRTTVLAALSDYGVGKGKFGSSRMDVWLSALKGDTRMFLLSLRNTFRRRSRLVLTLLTLSVAGANFMTAMNVGASIDESIKRKFDAMPYDIEIAFSRSYQSGEIEQIINQVNGVERVETWGGVQSFVVLPDGTLGKPLRLTAPHLDTKLSPKPPILKGRWLQSDDQNAIVASDALLELYGIDAVIGEKILLDIKGQKTTWQLVGVSREFMASTAYVPFDYFTQVTKYETSTIVKTTNPDLTSWVTRNLEIQLDSAGFDVFTMWKTEDVRKVMEDHMVLITGILLIMAALFATIGGLGLASTMSLNVLDRTRELGIMRAIGATTQNVLQIILLEGALIGALSWVLAVILSIPYSGMMGQVFALLLKNPINLTTSITGWSIWFVTIIFIGTIVSALPAWNAAKQPVNEVLAYE; the protein is encoded by the coding sequence ATGATTATCAATGCTTCCTGGCGCAAAGCCTTTCGTGATGTGTGGGAAAACAAAGCCCGTACCCTGCTGGTGATTTTAGCTCTGGTTGTTGGAATTGTCAGTGTAGGCACAGCAGCAGTTGCCTATTCGATCCTCCCACGTGAAATGGACAAGAATTATCTCTACACCGATCCCGCCTCGGCAACCTTGTGGGTTGAACCTATAGATGATGAGCTGATAAAAACAGTGGCCGCGATGCCTCAAATCGCTGGAACTGAAGCAAGCTCCTATATTGTTGGACGCTTCCAAATTGCCCCGGGGGAGTGGCGTGAACTCTGGTTATATGTCATTCCCGACTTCAATAAGATACAACTCGATAAGTTCACGCCAGAGCAGGGAGCCTGGCCTCCAGCCACTGGCGAAATCCTGTTGGAGCGGACCGCCGTAAAGGTTGCCCAAGCAAAAATGGGTGGTGACGTTATTGTCAAGATTCCCAATCAGAAAGAACGTACCCTATCCTTTACCGGCACAGTGCATACGCCTGGGTTGCCGCCAGCCTGGGTGGAAAGCCGCGTTTACGGATATATCACCCCGGAGACTCTGGCTCTTTTTGGCGGCGCCTCAACATTGGGACAGTTGAAGATTCTTGTCGCCGAAAATCAATTCGACAAAGCTGCCATCACTCAAACGGCTTATGAACTCAAGGGTTGGCTGGAAGAAAATGGCCGAACCGTTTCGCGGATTGATATTCCTGAACCCGGCAAGCACGTCCATGCTGACCTGATGTCAGCCTTTATCACGATGATCGGAGCCATGGGTTTACTTGCCCTGATCATGAGCGGTGTTTTAGTGACCGTTATGATTTCCGCCATGTTGGGTCAGCAAATCCGCCAGATCGGTATCATGAAGGCGATTGGCGGCAACGCCGGGCAAATCGCCGGTATCTATCTGGTCATGGTTTTGGCGCTGGGGCTGGTGGCATTGGCTATTGGTTTGCCTATCAGCCTTGCGCTGGGGCGCGCCCTGTCCAACTATGAAGCCGTGCAAATGCTGAACTTTGAAATCTTTGATAATCGTGTTGACCTGTGGGTTTATGCACTGATCGTCATTGTGGGATTGCTCGTTCCGTTGCTAGCTGCTGCAAACCCGATTATCAAGGGGAGCCGGACAACGGTTCTAGCCGCGCTGAGCGATTATGGAGTCGGAAAAGGAAAATTCGGCTCCAGCCGGATGGATGTCTGGCTCAGCGCCTTGAAAGGGGATACCCGAATGTTTTTACTTTCGCTGCGGAATACATTTCGCCGCCGCAGTCGTCTGGTGTTGACGTTGTTGACTTTGAGCGTTGCGGGTGCCAATTTCATGACCGCCATGAATGTTGGCGCTTCCATTGATGAGTCGATCAAACGTAAATTCGACGCCATGCCTTATGATATCGAAATCGCTTTCAGCCGGTCATATCAGTCGGGCGAAATCGAACAAATCATCAATCAGGTAAATGGTGTGGAACGTGTGGAAACCTGGGGTGGCGTCCAATCATTCGTTGTGTTGCCGGATGGCACGCTGGGAAAGCCATTGCGCCTAACGGCTCCCCACCTTGATACAAAGCTTTCGCCGAAGCCGCCCATCCTCAAGGGACGTTGGTTACAGTCAGACGATCAAAACGCGATCGTGGCAAGTGATGCTCTGCTGGAGTTGTACGGTATCGATGCGGTAATCGGCGAAAAAATCCTGCTGGACATCAAGGGTCAAAAGACAACCTGGCAGTTGGTTGGCGTCTCGCGGGAATTCATGGCTTCAACTGCGTATGTTCCTTTCGATTATTTCACGCAAGTAACGAAGTATGAAACGAGCACCATAGTGAAGACGACCAATCCGGACTTAACCAGTTGGGTAACCAGAAATCTGGAAATTCAACTCGACAGCGCAGGATTCGATGTGTTCACGATGTGGAAAACAGAGGATGTTCGCAAGGTTATGGAAGATCACATGGTGCTGATTACCGGTATCCTGTTGATTATGGCGGCTCTGTTTGCCACCATCGGCGGGTTGGGCCTGGCTTCAACGATGAGCCTGAATGTGCTGGATCGAACTCGGGAATTGGGGATTATGCGAGCTATTGGCGCCACCACCCAAAATGTTCTGCAAATTATCCTTTTGGAAGGTGCGCTCATCGGAGCGCTGAGTTGGGTATTGGCAGTCATCCTTTCCATTCCATATAGCGGGATGATGGGTCAGGTATTCGCTCTTTTACTGAAAAATCCCATCAATCTCACCACTTCCATAACTGGATGGAGCATCTGGTTTGTGACTATTATTTTTATTGGCACTATTGTCAGTGCCTTGCCTGCCTGGAACGCTGCAAAGCAGCCCGTAAATGAAGTGTTAGCTTACGAATAA